Proteins from a genomic interval of Streptomyces fodineus:
- the ddaH gene encoding dimethylargininase, with protein sequence MPSKKALVRRPSPRLAEGLVTHIEREKVDVGLAVEQWEAYVEALRTHGWETIEVDPEDDCPDSVFVEDTVVMYKNVALITRPGAESRREETVGVEEAVARLGCSVNWIWEPGTLDGGDVLKVGDTVYVGRGGRTNAAGVQQVRAAFEPLGARVVPVPVSKVLHLKSAVTALPDGTVIGHIPKVDRPSLFPGFLSVPEESGAHVVLLGGHKLLMAASAPKTAELLTDLGHEVVTVDISEFEKLEGCVTCLSVRLRELYA encoded by the coding sequence GTGCCCAGCAAGAAGGCCCTCGTCCGCCGCCCCAGCCCCCGCCTCGCCGAAGGCCTGGTGACGCACATCGAGCGGGAGAAGGTCGATGTGGGGCTCGCCGTCGAGCAGTGGGAGGCCTACGTCGAGGCCCTGCGCACGCACGGCTGGGAGACCATCGAGGTCGACCCGGAGGACGACTGCCCGGACTCGGTGTTCGTCGAAGACACCGTCGTCATGTACAAGAACGTGGCGTTGATCACCCGGCCGGGCGCGGAGTCCCGGCGCGAGGAGACCGTCGGCGTGGAGGAGGCGGTGGCCCGCCTCGGCTGCTCGGTGAACTGGATCTGGGAGCCGGGCACGCTGGACGGCGGTGACGTCCTGAAGGTCGGCGACACGGTGTACGTCGGCCGCGGCGGACGCACCAACGCGGCCGGTGTGCAGCAGGTGCGGGCCGCCTTCGAGCCGCTGGGCGCGCGCGTGGTGCCCGTCCCCGTGAGCAAGGTGCTGCACCTGAAGTCGGCGGTGACCGCGCTGCCCGACGGCACGGTGATCGGGCACATCCCGAAGGTCGACCGCCCGTCGCTGTTCCCGGGCTTCCTGTCGGTGCCCGAGGAGTCCGGCGCGCATGTGGTGCTGCTCGGCGGGCACAAGCTGCTGATGGCGGCGAGCGCACCGAAGACCGCGGAGCTGCTGACCGATCTCGGCCACGAGGTGGTCACGGTGGACATCAGCGAGTTCGAGAAGCTCGAGGGTTGTGTGACGTGCCTCTCGGTGCGACTGAGGGAGTTGTACGCCTGA